From the Gopherus evgoodei ecotype Sinaloan lineage unplaced genomic scaffold, rGopEvg1_v1.p scaffold_82_arrow_ctg1, whole genome shotgun sequence genome, the window GCTGGCACCGGGCCCccgatctcggtcggggtctgggcggCGCTGGCACCGGGCCCCcaatctcggccggggtctgggcggcACCGGGAccccgatctcggccggggtctgggcggcACCGGCACCGGGGCTCccgatctcggtcggggtctgggcggTGCTGGCACCGGGCCCCCAATCTCGGCCAGGGTCTGGGCGGCACCGGGAccccgatctcggccggggtctgggcggcgccGGCACCGGGGCTcccgatctcggccggggtctagGCGGCGCCGGCACCGGGGCCCCCGATCTCGGTCGGCGTCTGGACGGCGCTGGCACCGGGGCccccgatctcagctggggtctgggtggCCCCGGCACCGGGGGCCCCCGATCTCAGccggggtctgggcggcgccgacaccAGGGGCccccgatctcggccggggtctgggcggcgCTGGCACCACGCACACGCCTGCGGTCATAGTGTGCCCTGCTTGGCTGATGGATGCTGGGCTGTAGCGAGCTGGAAATGACGCAGCCCCAAGAGGCCATTATAAATAGACAGCGATCGATACCTCGCAGACCAGGCCTCGTGCAGGAGGAACCCGCTCCCATTTTCCTGCAGCCTCTGCCCTCCTCAGAGAGCCCTGCCCACACGGCCTGAGATCAAggcccgaccgagatcagggccccgtggCTCCCCAGGCCCCAACCGAGATCAAGGCCCGTCGCCCCGGGTGCCCCCCAAGCCTCGGCTGAGATCAGGCCCCGTTGCCCCTCAAGCCCTGGCCAAGATCAGGCCCTGTCGCCCcccagaccctgactgagatcaggcccCATCACCCTGGGCGCCCCCCAggccccagccgagatcagggccctgtcgccCCCCAGGTCCCGACTGAGATTAACCTGGCTTTTGCTGCCAGCAGctgaaatggggaaactgaggcacactgctCTGTGGCTGTGGCTAAGCATCCAGCTTAAACTGGGGAGTagaactggggaaactgaggcacagctgagTGCTAGAGGTGACTGTAAGCACCACTTAGCATCTTTCCTGCCCGTAACCCCTCATTTCTCAAAGGAGACCTGTTGCTCTCAGACCTGGGCCTAGGTCCCGCGGTGGATCTGTGATACCGGAGTTCTGGGGCAGCCTCTTGGATCCGGCGGATTCGGGGTCGGTCCCGGTGCAGGAACCCAGCTGAGGGATCCACTTGTTCTCTGTGCAGCTCACTCCCCGCACCCCCCGGCACCTGTGAATGGAAACCATGGCAACAGCAACGGGTGAGGATGAACGGAGTCATTTCCCAGAGCCCAGCCTCGTACGGGGCTGCGGGATTGCTgattcggggggggggagggatattaACACCCCCACCAGTcctgtcggtgcccctcactcccgacccgcagccccctgctagcccagccctgggctcccccaaccctgctggtgcccctcactcccgacccgcagcccctgccagcccagccctgggctcccccaaccctgccggtgcccctcactcctgtcccagcccctgccctccgaGCCCTTCCCTTCTCTCTAGGCCCCGACCAACccctccaactcctccccctgctctctggactcctcccccaacccctccaactcctcccccaacccctccaactcctccccctgctctctggactcctcccccaagccctccaactcctccccctgctctctggaccccacccccaacccctccaactcctcccccaacccctccaactcctcccactgctctctgggcccctcccccagcccctccaactcctccccctgctctctggacccctcccccaacccctccaactcctccccctgctctctggacccctcccccaacccccccaactcctccccctgctctctggacccctcccccaacccctccaactcctccccctGATCTCTTTCACCCCGCCCcagcccctccagctcctccccctgATCTctgggccccacccccagcccttccaactcctccccctgctctctgGGCTCCTCCCCTAACccctccaactcctccccctgctctctggaccccacccccaaactctccaactcctccccctgctctctgggctcctcccccaacccctccaactcctcccactgctctctggacccctcccccaacccctccaactcctccccctgctctctggaccccacccccagcccctccaacccctccccctgatctctgggcccctcccccagcccctccaacccctccccctgctctctggacccctcccccagcccctccaaccccaccccctgaTCTCTggaccccgcccccagcccctccaactcctccccctgctctctgggccccgcccccagcccctccaacccctccccctgctctctgggccccgcccccagcccctccaacccctccccctgcgCTCTGGGCTCCTCTGGCTGCTCCTAAGGCGATTGGCCAGTGCCGCCTCGCCTCCAGGTTGGCCAGTTCTCCCTTCCCTGCCAGCGCACGAGGCGGCGTCGTGTGATTGGCCGCTGCTCAGGCCTCAGGGCCAATCAAAGGATGGCGAGAAACCGCGCGGGGAGCAAGAGAGCCGCCACACTCCGCCTCCTCCAGTTGGCCAGCCTGCCTCTGCCTCTAGCCAATCAGAGGCGAGGAAAGGCTCCGCCTTTACGCAGGACCCCAGGGTGGGCTGACGTTGGCGGGTGCCTGTCCCGAAGTGGGCGCGGACGGAAGGGAGAAGCCCACGGCTCCCCCGTATTATGAAGAGCGGGGAGTCCAGTCACCAGCCCCGCCAGAGATCGGGCTGCGCGAGTTATTATCAGGCACTTTGAGTGGTCACCTACATGCGGATGGGAAGGACCCCGGAACCCGGAAGTGGGGGCCTCCCTGTCGTGCAGAGCCGGCTACATCCGGGCACCGGCGCCGCGAGGCCTAGCGGTGACTGGGGCCCCAGGCTGGTTCATGGGGACGGCTCAAGCCGGCGAGGGCTCCTGATTGAGTGAGGGGCACAGGTCACGTGGCCCCAGGGCGGCGGGAGGAAGTGACGCGTGGGCACGGATAGGTCAAGAGCCCCACGTGAGGTCATCAAAATATGCGGTGACGTCACTGTGTTGTGTCACATGATGCCGCTGTGAGGTGTATGATGTCATCTCACTGCAGAGTGATGTCACAGAAGGTCAGGAAGTCACACCTCATGACTGTTGTCATGGTGACAGTGCAAAGCTGGTGATGTCATGGCACTGGGGTGATGATGTCTTGCTGCGTGATGTCATCAAGTGAGGTCACCAACGCACCTGATGTCACACAGGATCGCGGCAGTGCTGGGTGATGTCATCAAGTGAGGTCACCAGCCCACCCGATGTCACACAGGGTCGCGGCTGTGCTGGGTGATGTCATCGAGTGAGGTCACCAGCCCACCCGATGTCACACAGGGTCGCAGCTGCGCTGGGTGATGTCATCGAGTGAGGTCACCAATGCACCTGATGTCACACAGGGTCGCGCAGTGCTGGGTGATGTCATACTAAACGCGGTCATGGCATCAGGCAGTGGCGCTGGGGGAGTGACTCGCTGGTCTCTCTGCACAGGCAGCGGCGGGCGCCATGGAGCCCAACCGGGCGGTGAGCGACCAGACTGGACTGGGAGCCACCAAGACCAAGATCCATTTCAAGGTCACCCGGTTCATCATGGAGGCAGGTAAAAGCTTGGGGGCTGCCATGCTGGGGGAGAGAGGATGGTGGGACGGTGTGGGATACAGGGGCGACCatgctgccggggggggggcagtgactgCTGGGAGATGGGAGGGGCAAGGGGCAGCTGACCAGTGTGGGGCATAGACGAGGTGGCCAGTCAATTGGGGGATGCCTAAGGGGAAGCCGACACCATATtcctgagggggaagggaggccaTGCcagttggggaaggggtgggtggCATGTCGGTTGGGGcggctctcccctccctcacagTGACACCCCCCTCTCACCCAGGGGTGAAGCTGGGCCTGCGATCTATTCCTGTGGCCACGGCTTGCACCATCTACCACAGTTTCTTCACGGCCACTGTGGCCTCGGGGCCCTACGACCCCTACCTGGTGGCCATGGCTGCACTGTACCTGGCCGGGAAGGTGGAGGAGCAGCACCTACGCACCCGGGACATCATCAACGTCAGCCACCGGTAACCCCAGCCTGCCTCCGGCCGGGGGTCTGCACCCCGCGTACTAGAGGGTAGAGCTGggagccgggagccaggactcctgggttctctccccggccctgGGAGGGGCGGGAGTctgatggctgggagccaggattcctgggttctctccttggctctggAAGGAGAGctgggtctggtgggttagaacgagggggctgggagccaggactcctgggttctctccccgctctgggaggggagtcgcGTCTGCAGGGCtagagtaggaagggagggggccaGAATTCCTctctccccagtcccagcccctgctaacctccccctccccaggtacTTACACCCCCAGAGCGACCCCCTGGAACTCGACTCCCATTTCTGGGAGCTGCGGGACAGCATCGTCCAATGCGAGCTGCTCATGCTGCGGGTGCTCGGCTTCCGCGTCTCCTTCCGGCACCCCCACAAGGTGGGTCCTCAGGACGGGCCTGGGGGCGCAGCGGAGGGACACAGGGGATTTTCCCTGAACCTGCCGTTCTGCCCTGCAAGGAAAGGACTGGCAATGGAGgctaggatgcctgggttctatggGGAAGGGGGGTCTGGTGGGTTGGAGctgggggctaggagccaggactcctgggtcccccatcatccccccatctctccctgcaGTACCTGCTCCATTACCTGCTCTCCCTGAGGCAGTGGATGAACCGGCACAGCTGGGAGCGGACCCCTGTCTCGGCGGCGGCCTGGGCACTGCTCCGGGACAGCTACCACGGCGGGCTGTGCGTGCGCTACCCCCCTCAGCACGTGGCGGTGGCCGTGCTGTATCTCGCCCTGCACTGCTATGGGGTGGAGGTGCCCGCCCATGCACAGGCTCAGAGACCCTGGTGGCAGGTAAGAGAGGCAGGGACTTAGCCCGCACCTAGGGGTCCTTctcctggagaaactgaggcacagagggggaaaGTGGCTGGCTCAGGGTAACAGAGAACCAGTGGTGGagcctgggacagaacccaggcgtcctgcctccCAGTCCCCCCTTCTCTGATGCTCTAAAACAGCTttgccccagccagccagtccctgccctggggctgggtgggagccagcgccccccccagaggggacaggcccctgccccattccccaccccctgagccagccagtccctgccctggggtcgggtaggagccggtgccccctagaggagACAGGCCTCTGcctcattccctgcccccttgagccagccagtccccgccctggggctgggtgggagccagcaccccccagaggggacaggcccctgccccattccccgtccccctgagccagccagttgccaccctggggctgggtgggagccagcaccccccagaggggacaggcccctgccccattccccgcccccctgagccagccagtccccgccctggggctgggtgggagccagggagcccccagaggggacaggcccctgccccattccccacccccgagccagccagtccccaccctggggctgggtgggagccagcaccccccagaggggacaggcccctgccccattccccgcccccctgagccagccagtccccgccctggggctgggtgggagccggcgcccgccagaggggacaggcccctgccccattccccgccctcctgagccagccagtccccaccctggggctgggtgggagccagcaccccccagaggggacaggcccctgccccattccccaccccgagccagccagttgccgccctggggctgggtgggagccagcgccccctagaggggacaggcccctgccccattccccgcccccctgagccggccagtccccaccctggggctgagtggaagccggcgccccctagaggggacaggcccctgccccattccccgcccccctgagccag encodes:
- the CCNQ gene encoding cyclin-Q isoform X1 translates to MMSSHCRVMSQKAAAGAMEPNRAVSDQTGLGATKTKIHFKVTRFIMEAGVKLGLRSIPVATACTIYHSFFTATVASGPYDPYLVAMAALYLAGKVEEQHLRTRDIINVSHRYLHPQSDPLELDSHFWELRDSIVQCELLMLRVLGFRVSFRHPHKYLLHYLLSLRQWMNRHSWERTPVSAAAWALLRDSYHGGLCVRYPPQHVAVAVLYLALHCYGVEVPAHAQAQRPWWQVFSEDLSQTQIDQIVLDLIQIYTLDAEIS
- the CCNQ gene encoding cyclin-Q isoform X2, which produces MEPNRAVSDQTGLGATKTKIHFKVTRFIMEAGVKLGLRSIPVATACTIYHSFFTATVASGPYDPYLVAMAALYLAGKVEEQHLRTRDIINVSHRYLHPQSDPLELDSHFWELRDSIVQCELLMLRVLGFRVSFRHPHKYLLHYLLSLRQWMNRHSWERTPVSAAAWALLRDSYHGGLCVRYPPQHVAVAVLYLALHCYGVEVPAHAQAQRPWWQVFSEDLSQTQIDQIVLDLIQIYTLDAEIS